From Leptolyngbya sp. 'hensonii', the proteins below share one genomic window:
- a CDS encoding circularly permuted type 2 ATP-grasp protein — MQFKNYDPGDFYDELFLAKGKPRPAATPLADRVNALPPGELLRRQEAAQVALFKLGVTFNVYSDGQGAERIMPFDIIPRIVSAQEWEHLELGLKQRVYTLNLFLHDIYHDQKILSDGIIPADLIVSASGFLQPCMGLKPPGDIWCHITGTDLVRDREGQWFVLEDNMRCPSGVSYVLENRRVMKNTFPQVFETMAIQPVEEYASHLLETLLNLAPPNLLDPTVVVLTPGIYNAAYFEHSFLAQQMGVELVEGRDLVVADGYLQMRTTKGLHRVDVVYRRIDDIFIDPKVFRADSLLGVPGLMDVYRSGRVAIANAMGTGVADDKVIYAYVPEMIRYYLNEEPILQNVPTYLCWIEEQQKYVLEHLDTLVVKAANESGGYGMLIGPHATPEQRQEFADRIKAAPRNYIAQPTLNLSRVPALMDGEFEGCHVDLRPYILYGKDIFVNPGGLTRVALKRGSLVVNSSQGGGTKDTWVLAQ; from the coding sequence GTGCAGTTCAAAAACTACGATCCAGGGGATTTTTATGATGAGTTGTTTTTGGCCAAGGGGAAACCCCGACCGGCAGCTACCCCCCTGGCAGACCGGGTGAATGCACTTCCGCCAGGTGAGTTACTGCGGCGGCAAGAGGCCGCTCAGGTTGCTCTGTTCAAATTGGGAGTCACCTTCAATGTCTATAGCGATGGGCAGGGAGCCGAGCGGATCATGCCCTTCGACATTATTCCCCGGATTGTTTCAGCCCAGGAATGGGAACATCTGGAGTTGGGGTTGAAGCAGCGAGTCTATACCCTGAACCTGTTCCTGCATGACATTTATCACGACCAAAAGATTCTAAGCGACGGGATTATTCCTGCTGACCTGATAGTCTCAGCCAGTGGTTTTCTGCAGCCCTGTATGGGTCTCAAGCCTCCCGGTGATATCTGGTGTCATATCACTGGAACCGATCTGGTTCGTGATCGAGAAGGTCAGTGGTTTGTCCTGGAAGATAATATGCGCTGTCCTTCCGGGGTTTCCTACGTTCTGGAAAATCGTCGGGTCATGAAAAATACCTTTCCCCAGGTTTTTGAGACTATGGCCATCCAACCCGTGGAAGAATATGCCAGTCACCTGCTGGAAACGTTGCTAAACCTGGCTCCCCCCAACCTGCTCGACCCCACCGTGGTCGTGTTAACCCCAGGGATTTATAACGCTGCCTATTTTGAACATTCCTTCCTGGCCCAGCAAATGGGGGTGGAATTGGTGGAAGGCCGAGATCTGGTAGTCGCCGATGGCTACCTGCAAATGCGGACGACTAAAGGCCTGCATCGGGTGGATGTGGTTTACCGTCGCATCGACGATATCTTCATTGATCCCAAGGTCTTCCGGGCCGATTCCCTTTTGGGAGTTCCAGGGCTAATGGATGTGTATCGATCGGGCCGGGTGGCGATCGCCAATGCTATGGGAACGGGCGTCGCCGATGACAAGGTGATTTATGCCTATGTGCCCGAGATGATTCGCTACTACCTGAATGAAGAACCGATCTTGCAAAACGTACCCACCTACCTGTGCTGGATTGAAGAACAGCAGAAATACGTTCTGGAGCATCTCGACACCCTGGTCGTTAAGGCGGCCAACGAATCTGGGGGCTATGGCATGCTCATTGGTCCCCATGCCACACCCGAACAGCGGCAGGAATTTGCCGATCGGATCAAAGCTGCTCCCCGTAACTATATTGCCCAGCCGACCCTCAACCTCTCCCGGGTACCTGCCCTGATGGACGGTGAGTTTGAAGGGTGTCATGTGGATCTCCGGCCCTATATCCTCTATGGCAAAGACATCTTCGTCAACCCCGGTGGTTTAACTCGTGTTGCCCTCAAACGAGGTTCTCTGGTTGTGAACTCTTCCCAGGGCGGAGGCACTAAAGATACCTGGGTTCTAGCTCAATGA
- a CDS encoding alpha-E domain-containing protein: protein MLSRVADSIYWLNRYVERAENIARFVDVNLNLLLDSPSGVTQQWEPLIMTTGDLHLFKQRYGEATAENVIRFLTFDSDYPNSILSCLRFARENARSIREIISSEMWERVNDFYLMVQDACQVENSPNWSEFLQKVKLASHLFAGVMDATMTHNEGWHFGQIGRFLERADKTARILDVKYFILLPSLRDVGSTLDELQWIALLKSASAYEMYRKGQHRITPTAVADFLVLERNFPRSIRFCLMMAEQSLHQITGTPISTWRNPVERTLGRLRADLDYLLIEDIITTGLHEFLDNLQQQINDVDTKIFETFFALQPIPANA, encoded by the coding sequence ATGCTCAGTCGCGTTGCTGATTCGATTTACTGGTTGAACCGCTATGTCGAGCGGGCAGAGAACATCGCTCGGTTCGTCGATGTCAATTTGAATCTTTTGCTAGATTCTCCCAGCGGGGTAACTCAGCAGTGGGAACCTCTGATCATGACGACTGGGGATTTGCACCTGTTCAAACAGCGCTATGGGGAAGCTACCGCAGAGAATGTGATCCGATTCCTCACCTTTGACAGTGATTATCCGAATTCCATCCTCTCTTGCCTGCGGTTTGCCCGGGAAAATGCCCGCTCTATCCGTGAAATTATTTCCTCGGAAATGTGGGAACGGGTGAACGATTTTTACCTGATGGTCCAGGATGCCTGTCAGGTCGAAAACTCGCCCAACTGGTCAGAGTTCTTGCAGAAGGTCAAACTGGCCAGCCACCTGTTTGCTGGGGTGATGGATGCCACCATGACCCATAATGAAGGCTGGCATTTTGGGCAAATTGGCAGATTTCTAGAGCGGGCCGACAAAACAGCCCGGATTCTGGATGTGAAGTACTTTATCCTGCTGCCCTCCCTGAGGGATGTGGGCAGTACGCTGGATGAATTACAGTGGATTGCCTTACTCAAGTCGGCCAGTGCCTATGAGATGTACCGGAAGGGGCAACATCGGATCACCCCCACCGCTGTGGCAGATTTTTTGGTCCTGGAGCGAAATTTCCCCCGATCGATCCGCTTTTGCCTCATGATGGCTGAGCAGAGCCTCCACCAGATCACCGGTACACCCATCAGCACCTGGCGCAATCCGGTGGAACGGACTTTGGGTCGTCTGCGCGCCGATCTGGACTATCTTCTGATTGAGGACATCATTACGACAGGACTGCACGAATTTTTAGACAATCTGCAGCAGCAGATCAATGATGTAGACACCAAAATCTTTGAAACCTTCTTTGCCCTCCAGCCGATTCCCGCTAACGCCTGA